A window of Penaeus chinensis breed Huanghai No. 1 chromosome 9, ASM1920278v2, whole genome shotgun sequence genomic DNA:
GCCTCTAAAAACACATTACAAGAGACTGAAGAAGACCTTGGCAGCTGGGAGACGAATATCTGTCCCTGCTGATAAGGGTGAGCATTGGGCACTTAAGTCTGACTCATGAATGGTTGATGTGGTGGATGTCAGGTACCACGAACGATCTCCCAGATAGTGAAAAGGTGTGCGGAATTCTGAAATCGAAAGTGAGGACTGTGAGGTTTCTTgtgggaaactaatattttacaCAACATATGAATGACAAGATTCCTACGTCATACATTCTCATATTATCAAATGATTTATGTTATTTCATTGCCCAAAGACACTAAAAACGTGAAAGTAAATGAGCCGATATGGACCTTATTAACACACAGtaaacaagaaatgaatatatTGATCCGTAGCAATTTAAGTCCCTTGCGCCACATTGTTTCAAATATGTTAAGCAAACACCAGGAAATCATTTTAATTAAGAaagtcctcattattatcattatcattatcaccatcattattattatcattattattaacatcattattattagggttTACTTGTCATTCAGTATTGTATATCAAAAGACAATTCTAGGATAATTTACTAATAGAACAAGACAAAGCTTATAAAGCACTGTGGATTACATTTTGAATTATAGGACCTAGTAGGTTTTACTCCTCTGTGAATCAAGTctctaaaaatatttttaaaaatgataatgataaataaataaaaccacgcAAAAAATCagtatcaacattaacatttacCTTCTTGTTAAAAATCAGCATTAGCTTATCAGTGAAATTCACTCCATCCATCAtgttgaaagaaaataagaacgtcATGGAACTCATgaacaactatctatctatctatccatccactgatccatctatctatttatctatctatccatccatccacccattcacccatctgTCTATGCgtctaagtatctctctctcagtttatctatctaaaaatatatctgtcaatttatcagtctaatcatatattcatctatctatccgtttacgTATggatctatctttctagctatctatcccaTGCGCACCATTTAACGTTGAGACGCCAGTATGGAATAAGGCCGCGCTATCCACCATTCTGTAAAGCACAACAGATGTGTACGTCGAGTGTGTTGTATTTCAAGTTATGGGGACCTTTGAATGCGGTCTAGCGGTCGGAAGACCTGACATATATTCCATAAATGttactttttccttcttgaaACATTTACTCCGTTTGTAGTGAATGTTTCCCGGGCTAACTCTTACAGTTTTAAAATCTCCCTGCCACAGGGCTTCATACGTGTCGCTGCTACAACCAGCTGCTCTTTCCACGCAGCTGTACACCTGGTCGCTACACAATTGGCTGGGCAATAAAGGGAAAATCCAAACGTAGAGCGAACATATGGTGAATTTATTAgccatacacagaaagagaataGTCTCGCGTTATTCCATTTTTCACATTGCTTCATTGCGAAACAGAGCTATGCTTCAGATTGTTCAAAACTGTCCAGTAGTTATAACAATGAACAAAATTACACTTAACTACATCAGTACAGGAACTTAACTACAGGAATAGATATAaagtatgattataattttattataatacatTTTTGCGTTTCCTTACTGTGTCGCATAGAGCAATACTTCTATTGGTATTTTAGCATAAATACAGTTTTATGCTagtctttgtatacatatataaacatacatatatatacatatatatgtttgtgtgtgtatgtgtgtatgattgtgtgtgtgtgactgagtgggagtgtgtgtgtgtgtctgtgtgtgtgtgtatgtgtgtgtgtgtgtgtgtgtgtgtgtgtgtgtgtgtttatatatgcatgtatgtatgtttagctatctatctatacatagacacaaacacacacacaaacacacatagttatatatgtctggatgtgcgtgtgtggccTTTTTCTTATCTAACGCTAATCTATGTTGTACAGTGACACACAGATGAAAAATCAACAATTAGTCGCCATGCAGAAGGCCCAACATAAATCAGTATTAACATAGTAACTGCCTTATTGAGGAAAATGCCAAATGAATAGATTCTGTAGACTTTTGTAGTGCCTATAGTCCATTGTAACGCCTTACGATCTTACCATAACATAATTCATTTTCCTATGCTTTAGtacttttattatgttttatacaACAAAAATTATCACTGTCATAAATGCAATACTATGAGAAATATACACTATGGACTATATCAATGTGAActataaggaaaatagtaataggTTCAGTTATGTAAAAGGAACCACCTGATtattcatttttacatatatgcaacTGTGCTATGTGTTTATCGGCGTACTTATgtctgaatatcatatatatgttggcTTTAGTCCTTTTACAGTGGCTCAGGCTCAGGCCTCTCTTTAGAAGTTAACAagcaccttaaaaaaaaagagagattcttCATCAATGAAGTTTATCTAAATGTCAAAGaaatcagatatatataaatctaccaaCATGACACTGAAAAACAAACACCAGAGCGGCTTAGAAAAAGTTGGTTCTCCGTTTAGCAGCTTCATAGGTGACAGGGCAGTGAGCTCTGGCAATCTCGTCATAGATGCCTTTGTTTCCTATTGGGACTGCCGTTTTTTTACTAAGCTTGTTATACAAATGTACGATGTAGGCATCTTGGTGCTCctgaaagatggaaaagataaaTCAAGTTCAGTTTTTGTCCTGGATATCAACTGTATATTAAGAATGAGCTCAAGGAGACAAGGCCATATTGATCATCTCTGTAAGGGAGAGTCGTGTACTGGCCTCCGCGAAGTGTTCCCCTTGATTGTCCTTGAAATAGTTGTTCCAGTAAGGCCACCGGAAGAGCTGCATTTCCCTCAGAGGTCTCAGCGTCACGTTTGAACAGTGATTGAGATAGACTTCGTTCAGATCCTCTGTTCCACACATTTTCTTGGCTATGGCTGTTGCTGCCCCGGGGCCATTGACCACCCATGTGGCTACCTGGAAGGCACAGGTAAACCGGGACTTGGATATTTAGAAGCATCTAAATAAAAGCTCATTTTAATTAAGATAATAGATAAGTTAAAGTAAACttaacttgtacacacacacacatacacatttgcagTTATATGCACTATATGAGAAGGAATGTTTGTTTGTactcatatgtacataattattataatatttaattttattccacTGGTTACTATTAATAATCTTGCTGTGAAAGGCTGTCTGTTAATGTTTGCTCctaaaggaatggccggggttaccatccactagcagtgcgggatttgaacgagGGTCAGCTAGACGAGAACACACAAAACTGCACCATCTTGCACTGCGCTACATTGTAtgatcatatatttatctatcataaaGATAGGCAAGGGCCTCTTCTCATAAActtcataatactaataaagtcacattattatactaattatgaATTTAAGCTAGATTTGCCTTTAATCACGCAATCAATGCAAACTTCGCTCTCACCTTAAAATTCTTCTTCAGATATTCCATAAGTTCATAGGTGAAGGGGTGTCCTGCGTCGAAGTGCATGATGGCGTTATTGACCACTTTGTCCTGTTCGTCATAAGAAGCCATGTTCCGTACGTGGGTAAGGTTCCTCACGCAGATGCAGTCGGTGTCGCTGTTTAAGCCTCCCCACAGCCACAGCACCACGTTTCTCAACAAGTTGGATACGTTGTTCGCAGGCCAAGCTGTAAGAAATCAGCAATGAAGCAGtacaataaatgtaattatattgtatacgtgtgtatatttatgtgtgtgtgtgtatgtatatatgtgtgtatatatatgtatatgtatatgtgtatatatatgtgtgtgtgtgtgtgtgtgtgtgtgtgtgtgtgtgtgtgtgtgtgagtgtgtgtgtgtgtacatatgtatatatataaatatatatacaaatatatatatatatatatatatatacatatacgtgtatatgtacatatatatgtatatatatacatgtgaatggtgaaaacactctaccgtgtagatactatggtagaaaaacccacattgtaaaactagatctagttttacatcgtgggtttttctaccatacatatatgtgtatatatatacatatatatatatatatatatatatatatatatatataaatatatatatgcatatatataaaaatatgcatatgtatacatatatataaatacgtttatatatatacatatatataatatatacatatatatgtatgtatacatgtacacatacgtatatgtatacatatatgtatatatacatatatgtagatatgtgtgtgtgtatgtatatacacatgtacatatatacgaatatatacatactctctctctctccctttctctctatatatatgtgtgtgtgtatgtgtgtgtgtgtgtgtgattgtgtgtgtgtgtgtgtgtgtgtgtgtgtgtgtgtgtgtgtgcgtgtgtgcgtgtgtgtgtgtgtgtctgtgtgtctataaatatatttgcggTGCTGTGTTTACGACCTTGAAATTGCTTTGAAAATTCGACCGTTGCGAGAAATAACAGAGTAGCTTTATTTACGATGCAAACAAACCTCATACGGTCTCGTATATGTGTTATTAAATCCGGGCCAAAGCTTTAGGACTAAAATTTCAGATAGTTAAATCAAATCTATGCCCTCCCCCTCAAGATTGCGACAGAGGCAGAAATGGAATCATTTACTtatgctgtttaaaaaaaaaacagaacacatgaagaaaagagaaacttcACTTGTGTATAGATGTAAAGAAATAGACAGGGGTACATGTCATTTGAAACTATGCAACAGCACGCCATTTCTGCATCTTCACTCACGCGTATTGTGTGCCCATTCCCCTGCCATGAACACTTTCTCGCATGGAGTTCCACTGAAAATCTTGGTGAGGTCACTGCCTACAACTTTCAAGTTATCGTAGGCCTCCTCGAGTTTCGTGATGAGACCATCTCCGTTGTCGATCAGCGGGGACGTTGTGTGGAACCAGACCTTCGCTGTTGGATTCTCGTGTGCATAGCTAAATGAATAAGAGAATGTATGAAAGCCTTGAGTTCTTAATggattcttcttcttccattctgtACCTTCGTATTGTATGGTATTGTACCTTAGCTTATTTAGTGTCCATAAACATTCTTAAAGCCATTCACTGAAAACGTGACACATTACCTTTCGACAGAACAGTATGCTCTATACAGTGGTTGGTGATTGCATGCTGTTTCTCCCAAGAATATATTGTAGTCGTTCGGGCTGGGTGTGATATCTCTAGGGGAAAAAAGGGTTGTCTAGTTTTCTAGTAAATTGCCCATTACTGTTAGTTGAAGAAACTTGTATGTTGCACGTTTGGCATATCAAATGTAATGGGTTATATTACCTGCCAAGCATTGGTAATCTCAAATATGTCGTGCTAGGTTGAAGTTGCAGAACCTCTGGCTTACATAACTCTTTTTGCCACCATTCTATGCTGATCTCTGGTGCTTGTGTCTGAGTTTTGTTATCTTGAGAATCCAAACCTCCATCTGCATATTCCTCCGAGGCATCACGATCGATATCTGAAAGAAAGTGATGGCTGGAAATCAGACAGATAACAATAACTGAATAAATCAGTATTTATAACGAACAGACATCGAATGAAtgtgatgattgttattacaGATCAGGCAAGTCTCATGGTCCATGCATATGTCAGTGATTTCATAAATGAAATCTTAACAGCAATCATACAAATCCAAACACCCTCCCTCACACTTACTGTTGATATATTGATCCTTGAACTTTAATATGAATTCGTTTTTATCCAACATGACAATCGCAGCCAGTGTGAAGAAAGCAAGAATAACAAGAATCTTTGGGCTTTTTAGCCACCtgcaaggataatggtaatgcatAATATaggcatataattgtatatatacacacatagagtataaatatgtgtatgtatatgtatatatatgagtgtgtgtgtgtgtgtgtatatgagcatatatgcaggttatatatagtttatataggtgtgtatatataggccttTTATGTAACACCTCTGAAACCCCCAACACTTTGATATATCCTCATACACGTTTGCCCTTTCCGcgaacattattggaacctgaacctatttatatgtctctatcataatacaatattttttttcagatacaTATTACATTGCCACAtgtttcttgataaaaaaaaaaaaaaaaaaaaaaaaaaaaaaatctatttgtaAAGGTGTTTAAatatttctgtgcctttttagcagcacACGAAACATATGTTAACTCTATATGAATGAAATTTGAAGCCAATCAGGGAGGTCGTTagaacatggtaagaatttccaacgcgTCCGAACAATATGACGTGGTATGACTTCGATGGGATGAATGTTTTCAAAACCATTCTGTACCGGtatgtaacaatcctccctgaccaggactcgaacctaggccaCTCTAGGTATGActtggagggccagtactaaattaACCACCACATACGAAGCACTAAAAGTTTTATACATGTTCCTCGTACGTGCATATTGTGCTGTGATCCACGTCTCGTGAAGATAACATGATTCACATAACATCTGTTAACGCGtagatggattaaaaaaaaaccgTATTGACTAAAGTAAGTTCCGGGAATAAGATTAACAGAGCAATTAATGATAGCGAACAAATTGTCGGCAGGTTGGGAGTCTCATCTGAATACAAGTAAGGTCATTGGGTACAACAAATACTAAATGATATTTAAAAAGCATGAAATGACTAGGCAGAAATATAAATTCGTAGGATTgtttacacacatctatgtatacataatcctatataaacacaagtatctgcatgtgcgtgtgtttatgcatttatatatatatatatatatgtgtgtgtgtgtgtgtgtgtgtgtgtgtgtgtgtgtgtgtgtgtagtctatgtatatctatatatctatctatctatctctatatatgtaaatgaatgtatatatctgtagacaGAGTATGGATGACCGAGTCCATTGTTCTTAAATACGTAGTCATAATGTTTTCGGAGCAAAATAAACATTTGTCAAAATATGCATTAATCTATCTA
This region includes:
- the LOC125028864 gene encoding lactosylceramide 4-alpha-galactosyltransferase-like isoform X2 yields the protein MLDKNEFILKFKDQYINNIDRDASEEYADGGLDSQDNKTQTQAPEISIEWWQKELCKPEVLQLQPSTTYLRLPMLGRDITPSPNDYNIFLGETACNHQPLYRAYCSVESYAHENPTAKVWFHTTSPLIDNGDGLITKLEEAYDNLKVVGSDLTKIFSGTPCEKVFMAGEWAHNTPWPANNVSNLLRNVVLWLWGGLNSDTDCICVRNLTHVRNMASYDEQDKVVNNAIMHFDAGHPFTYELMEYLKKNFKVATWVVNGPGAATAIAKKMCGTEDLNEVYLNHCSNVTLRPLREMQLFRWPYWNNYFKDNQGEHFAEEHQDAYIVHLYNKLSKKTAVPIGNKGIYDEIARAHCPVTYEAAKRRTNFF
- the LOC125028864 gene encoding lactosylceramide 4-alpha-galactosyltransferase-like isoform X1: MELIFKWLKSPKILVILAFFTLAAIVMLDKNEFILKFKDQYINNIDRDASEEYADGGLDSQDNKTQTQAPEISIEWWQKELCKPEVLQLQPSTTYLRLPMLGRDITPSPNDYNIFLGETACNHQPLYRAYCSVESYAHENPTAKVWFHTTSPLIDNGDGLITKLEEAYDNLKVVGSDLTKIFSGTPCEKVFMAGEWAHNTPWPANNVSNLLRNVVLWLWGGLNSDTDCICVRNLTHVRNMASYDEQDKVVNNAIMHFDAGHPFTYELMEYLKKNFKVATWVVNGPGAATAIAKKMCGTEDLNEVYLNHCSNVTLRPLREMQLFRWPYWNNYFKDNQGEHFAEEHQDAYIVHLYNKLSKKTAVPIGNKGIYDEIARAHCPVTYEAAKRRTNFF